The Nycticebus coucang isolate mNycCou1 chromosome 5, mNycCou1.pri, whole genome shotgun sequence genome window below encodes:
- the LOC128586798 gene encoding uncharacterized protein LOC128586798 isoform X1 has protein sequence MLVETDVHNGRWLVLQQHRVNSATKIPKTEPPIALGEPGKGSRSDISQCQGQVSPFISLIFSDLDQNNFKDTSYIMEQMLWSVVLTQEREAYQTPVPGPPNLRRLSRVGSDLSVAFSPLPPGLASRLCHPLTVEWQHLMTLFSKACLQLHVEHSGPGATGSCIFLKGWRSPRGGTGPRGGRKPGIPVGTAICPGAADCSPGPQPRVAGAAIPVWGGGSGKCGFPPLNTSQGHSSHRIWKGAEPDKLKSPEEDEAKPTASLRKSLSTRGGHGGRSQRRLSGPSWVVISMDEQLLAATIKGLRHHKHDK, from the exons ATGCTGGTAGAGACAGATGTTCACAATGGAAGATGGTTGGTGTTACAACAGCACCGAGTCAACAGTGCCACAAAGATACCAAAGACAGAGCCACCAATTGCCCTGGGAGAACCAGGAAAGGGCTCCAGAAGTGACATTTCTCAGTGCCAGGGACAAG tttctccttttatttctttaattttcagtgACTTGGACCAGAACAATTTTAAAGACACATCTTATATTATGGAACAGATGTTATGGTCTGTCGTCTTAACACAAGAAAGGGAGGCGTATCAAACACCCGTCCCTGGTCCCCCAAACCTCAGGAGACTAAGTCGGGTTGGTTCTGACTTATCTGtggctttctctcctctcccacccGGGCTGGCCTCTCGCCTGTGTCACCCCCTGACAGTGGAGTGGCAGCATCTCATGACTTTGTTCTCAAAGGCTTGTCTGCAGCTGCACGTGGAGCACTCAGGACCTGGAGCCACTGGCTCCTGCATCTTCTTAAAGGGCTGGAGATCACCCAGGGGTGGCACTGGCCCCAGAGGTGGGAGAAAGCCTGGCATCCCTGTAGGGACTGCGATCTGTCCTGGTGCTGCAGACTGCTCCCCTGGACCACAGCCCAGGGTCGCAGGGGCAGCTATAcctgtgtggggtgggggctcAGGGAAGTGTGGCTTCCCCCCACTAAACACCTCTCAGGGTCACAGCAGTCACAGGATCTGGAAGGGAGCAGAGCCAGATAAGCTGAAGTCACCAGAAGAGGATGAGGCCAAACCAACTGCCTCGCTAAGGAAGAGCCTATCAACCAGAGGTGGGCATGGGGGCAGGTCTCAGAGACGGCTGTCAGGGCCTAGCTGGGTGGTCATCAGCATGGACGAACAGCTTTTAGCTGCCACCATTAAGGGTCTGAGACATCATAAACATGACAAATAA
- the LOC128586798 gene encoding uncharacterized protein LOC128586798 isoform X2 has product MLVETDVHNGRWLVLQQHRVNSATKIPKTEPPIALGEPGKGSRSDISQCQGQVEWQHLMTLFSKACLQLHVEHSGPGATGSCIFLKGWRSPRGGTGPRGGRKPGIPVGTAICPGAADCSPGPQPRVAGAAIPVWGGGSGKCGFPPLNTSQGHSSHRIWKGAEPDKLKSPEEDEAKPTASLRKSLSTRGGHGGRSQRRLSGPSWVVISMDEQLLAATIKGLRHHKHDK; this is encoded by the exons ATGCTGGTAGAGACAGATGTTCACAATGGAAGATGGTTGGTGTTACAACAGCACCGAGTCAACAGTGCCACAAAGATACCAAAGACAGAGCCACCAATTGCCCTGGGAGAACCAGGAAAGGGCTCCAGAAGTGACATTTCTCAGTGCCAGGGACAAG TGGAGTGGCAGCATCTCATGACTTTGTTCTCAAAGGCTTGTCTGCAGCTGCACGTGGAGCACTCAGGACCTGGAGCCACTGGCTCCTGCATCTTCTTAAAGGGCTGGAGATCACCCAGGGGTGGCACTGGCCCCAGAGGTGGGAGAAAGCCTGGCATCCCTGTAGGGACTGCGATCTGTCCTGGTGCTGCAGACTGCTCCCCTGGACCACAGCCCAGGGTCGCAGGGGCAGCTATAcctgtgtggggtgggggctcAGGGAAGTGTGGCTTCCCCCCACTAAACACCTCTCAGGGTCACAGCAGTCACAGGATCTGGAAGGGAGCAGAGCCAGATAAGCTGAAGTCACCAGAAGAGGATGAGGCCAAACCAACTGCCTCGCTAAGGAAGAGCCTATCAACCAGAGGTGGGCATGGGGGCAGGTCTCAGAGACGGCTGTCAGGGCCTAGCTGGGTGGTCATCAGCATGGACGAACAGCTTTTAGCTGCCACCATTAAGGGTCTGAGACATCATAAACATGACAAATAA